A section of the Hevea brasiliensis isolate MT/VB/25A 57/8 chromosome 17, ASM3005281v1, whole genome shotgun sequence genome encodes:
- the LOC110641171 gene encoding cytochrome P450 CYP736A12 codes for MSNILSAIVLLLLIASLLPFICILCVALRWPKHHEKDDPKLPPGPRALPIIGNLHLLGFRPHQSLYHLAKEYGHIMFLRLGKVETVVVSSAQAAELFLKTHDTVFANRPQILASHYLSYGAKGMIFDDYGPYWRNVRKVCTLHLLSGSKVESFAPMRKEELNLLVETIKKAAEVQELVDVSEQVGDMNENLICRMIFGKRRNDKFDLRSLIKESLDLVGAVNIADYVPFLGALDLQGLTRRMKAYRKDMDKVLEKIIDDHEQDDRWQTKEQKDFIDALLSLMNQTKNSNGDDPAYVIDRTCIKAIIQDIIVGGYETSTSSIEWTFSELLRHPRVMKCLQQELETVVGLDRMVDETDLPKLTYLDLVVKESLRLHPTLPLIPRKCVEDITVNGYHIPKNSRILVNAWAIGRDCNAWLDNAEEFFPERFKDTSIDLRGRHFQLIPFGSGRRGCPGMLLGLTNVRLVVAQLVHCFNWELVFPYDLDMTEKYALTTLRATHLSAVPTYRLPVKHP; via the exons ATGTCTAATATATTATCAGCCATAGTCTTGCTTCTGCTAATTGCATCTCTCTTGCCTTTCATTTGCATTCTATGCGTTGCCTTACGGTGGCCAAAACACCATGAAAAAGATGACCCAAAACTACCTCCAGGTCCCCGAGCTCTACCCATCATTGGCAACCTGCACTTGCTAGGCTTTCGACCACACCAAAGCCTTTATCATTTGGCCAAAGAATATGGTCACATCATGTTCTTGAGACTAGGCAAAGTGGAAACCGTTGTGGTATCATCAGCTCAAGCAGCTGAGCTATTCCTTAAAACCCACGACACCGTTTTCGCTAATCGTCCCCAAATCCTAGCTTCCCATTACTTGTCCTACGGTGCTAAGGGCATGATTTTTGATGATTATGGTCCTTACTGGCGCAATGTTAGAAAAGTGTGCACACTGCATCTTCTTAGTGGATCAAAAGTCGAGTCCTTCGCACCTATGAGAAAGGAAGAGCTAAACTTGCTGGTGGAGACGATTAAAAAGGCCGCTGAGGTTCAGGAGCTGGTGGATGTTAGTGAGCAGGTTGGAGACATGAATGAGAACTTGATTTGCAGGATGATATTTGGAAAACGTAGGAATGATAAATTCGACTTAAGGTCACTTATTAAGGAGTCCTTGGACTTGGTTGGGGCTGTGAATATTGCTGATTACGTTCCTTTTCTTGGAGCGCTTGACCTTCAg GGATTGACACGACGTATGAAGGCATATAGAAAGGACATGGACAAAGTGCTAGAGAAGATTATCGATGACCATGAACAAGATGATCGTTGGCAAACAAAGGAACAAAAGGATTTCATCGATGCGTTGCTTTCTTTGATGAACCAAACCAAGAATTCCAATGGTGATGACCCAGCTTACGTAATTGATCGAACTTGTATCAAGGCTATTATACAAGACATAATCGTAGGTGGATATGAGACTTCCACCTCTTCCATTGAGTGGACATTCTCAGAACTCCTAAGGCACCCACGAGTCATGAAATGCCTCCAACAAGAATTAGAAACTGTTGTTGGATTGGATAGAATGGTGGACGAGACAGATTTGCCAAAGCTAACTTATTTGGATTTGGTGGTGAAAGAAAGCTTAAGGCTACATCCAACTTTACCCTTGATTCCACGCAAGTGCGTGGAGGACATCACCGTAAATGGATATCATATACCCAAGaattcaagaattcttgtaaatgCGTGGGCTATTGGGAGAGACTGCAATGCGTGGTTAGATAATGCAGAAGAATTTTTCCCAGAAAGATTCAAAGATACAAGCATAGACCTCCGCGGACGCCATTTTCAGCTTATCCCATTTGGCTCAGGACGTAGAGGCTGCCCTGGGATGCTACTGGGATTAACGAATGTTCGACTTGTTGTGGCTCAACTAGTGCATTGCTTTAATTGGGAACTCGTGTTCCCTTATGATTTGGACATGACTGAGAAATATGCCCTAACAACGCTAAGAGCAACTCACCTTTCTGCTGTGCCAACATATCGCTTACCTGTAAAACATCCTTAA